Within the Saccharopolyspora gloriosae genome, the region AGCGTTCGGCTCAGTTCAGAGAGGGGCATTCGAGATGAAAGCGCGGAACATGCGCTGGGGCGTGCTGGTGGCGTCGATGGCGCTGGCGTTGACCGCCTGCGGAGGCGGCGAGGGCAATCAGCTCGCGGGCGGCACCGACGTACCGGTCGATGCGAACGCCCAGTTCGAACCCGGGACCACGATGGCGAACCTGAAGCAGGCGGGCAAGATCCGCATCGGCACCAAGTTCGACCAGCCGCTGTTCGGCCTCAAGGGGCTCGACGGCACGCCGCAGGGCTTCGACGTGGAGATCGGCAAGATCGTCGCGGCCAAGCTCGGCCTCTCCGCGGAGCAGATCGAATGGGTCGAGGCCCCGAGCAAGACCCGTGAAGAGATCATCGAGCAGGACCGGGTCGACATGGTCGTGGCCACCTACACGATCAACGACAAGCGCAAGGAACGGATCGGCTTCGCCGGGCCGTACTACGAGGCCGGTCAGGACCTGATGGTCAAGAACGACAACACTGAGATCACCGGGCCGGAGTCGCTGCGCGCCAGCGGCGCGAAGGTCTGCTCGGTCACCGGCTCCACCCCGGCCGAAGAGATCAAGAAGTACGTCGATCCGCAGAACCTGACGCTGTTCGACGTCTACTCGAAGTGCTCCGACGCGCTGCGCACCGGGCAGGTGCAGGCCGTGACCACCGACAACGTGATCCTGATGGGTCTGGTGGACAACAGCGGCGGGCAGTACAAGCTCGTGGACAAGCAGTTCACCTCGGAGCCCTACGGCCTCGGCATCAAGAAGGGCGACGTGCCGTTCTGCCAGTTCATCGACGACACGCTCACCAAGGCCGTCGGCGACGGGACCTACGAGAAGGCCTGGCAATCCACCGCGGGCAAGGTGTCGCCGCAGACGCCGGCGCTGCCGCAACCGGACCCTTGTAGCTGATCGGATTCCGGTGCGGGGCGCCACCACGGCGCCCCGCACTCATGCCTCCCCTGTCCGCAGAGCCGGAGAGAACCGTGCACGTCATCATCGACAACCTGCCGCTGTATCTGAGCGGGCTGCAGCGCACGCTGCAGATCTGCCTGTACGCCGGGGTGCTCGCGCTGGTCCTGGGGACCGTGATCGCGGCGTTCCGGGTGGCCCCGCTGCCACCGTTGCGCGCCACCGGCACCTCTTGGGTCACCGTGTTCCGCAACTGCCCGCTGACCGTGGTGCTGTTCTTCATGGCCTTCGGGCTGCCCGAACTGGGCCTCAACGGCTCGTACTTCTGGTTCGGCACCATCGGCCTCGCGCTCTACACCTCGGCGTTCGTGTGCGAGGCGATCCGCAGCGGCATCAACGCCGTACCGCCGGGCCAGGCTGAGGCGGCACGGGCGATCGGCCTCGGGTTCGGCCAGACGCTGGGGCTGGTCGTGCTGCCGCAGGCGGTGCGCACCGTGGTGCCGCCGCTGGGCAACGTGATCATCGCGATGATCAAGAACTCGGCGATCGTGGGCGCGTTCGGCGTCGGCGGTGACCTGTTCGCCGTCGGCGACACGCTGACCTCGGCGCGCGGGGAGGCCGTGCTGCCGGTGCTCATCGGGGTGGTCCTCGGCTACCTGGTGATCACGATCCCGGCCGGGCTGCTGCTCGGCGTCCTGGAGCGGAAGGTGGCGATCGCCCGATGACGAACTCGGTGCTCTACGAAGCTCCCGGGCCGGTGGCCAAGCGGCGCGGCCTGGTGGTCAGCGTCGTCGTGGGCGTGCTGCTGCTGGCACTGCTGACGTGGGTGCTGGTGACGCTCGGTGTGAACGGCCAGCTCACCGTGGAGAAGTGGGGGCCGCTGATCGACCCCACCAACGGGACGTTCACCGCGCTGTGGGGCCTGCTCGGCGCCGGGCTCGGCAACACGCTGCTCGCGGCCGTGCTGGCGATGGCGTTCTCACTGGTCATCGGCACGCTGCTCGCGGTTTCGCGGGTGATCGCGGCGCCCTGGTACCGGTGGGCCGTGGTCGGCCTCGTCGAGCTGCTGCGCGGCGTGCCGGTCGTCATCGCGGTCTTCTTCGCCAGCCGCGTGCTGCCGTCGTTCGGCCTGGACATGCCGGTGATGTGGTACCTGGTGATCGGGCTGACCGCGTACAACTCGGTGATCATCGCCGAGATCGTGCGCGCCGGGATCCTGTCGCTGCCGCGCGGCCAGAGCGAGGCGGCTTACGCGATCGGGCTGCGGCGCTCGCAGGTGCTGCGCACCGTGGTGCTGCCGCAGGCGTTCCGGGCGATGCTGCCCGCACTGATCAGCCAGCTCGTGGTGATCGTGAAGGACACCTCGCTGGGCTTCATCATCTCGTACGTGGATCTGGTGCGGCAGGGGCAGATCGT harbors:
- a CDS encoding glutamate ABC transporter substrate-binding protein, with protein sequence MKARNMRWGVLVASMALALTACGGGEGNQLAGGTDVPVDANAQFEPGTTMANLKQAGKIRIGTKFDQPLFGLKGLDGTPQGFDVEIGKIVAAKLGLSAEQIEWVEAPSKTREEIIEQDRVDMVVATYTINDKRKERIGFAGPYYEAGQDLMVKNDNTEITGPESLRASGAKVCSVTGSTPAEEIKKYVDPQNLTLFDVYSKCSDALRTGQVQAVTTDNVILMGLVDNSGGQYKLVDKQFTSEPYGLGIKKGDVPFCQFIDDTLTKAVGDGTYEKAWQSTAGKVSPQTPALPQPDPCS
- a CDS encoding amino acid ABC transporter permease, with the translated sequence MHVIIDNLPLYLSGLQRTLQICLYAGVLALVLGTVIAAFRVAPLPPLRATGTSWVTVFRNCPLTVVLFFMAFGLPELGLNGSYFWFGTIGLALYTSAFVCEAIRSGINAVPPGQAEAARAIGLGFGQTLGLVVLPQAVRTVVPPLGNVIIAMIKNSAIVGAFGVGGDLFAVGDTLTSARGEAVLPVLIGVVLGYLVITIPAGLLLGVLERKVAIAR
- a CDS encoding amino acid ABC transporter permease, which produces MTNSVLYEAPGPVAKRRGLVVSVVVGVLLLALLTWVLVTLGVNGQLTVEKWGPLIDPTNGTFTALWGLLGAGLGNTLLAAVLAMAFSLVIGTLLAVSRVIAAPWYRWAVVGLVELLRGVPVVIAVFFASRVLPSFGLDMPVMWYLVIGLTAYNSVIIAEIVRAGILSLPRGQSEAAYAIGLRRSQVLRTVVLPQAFRAMLPALISQLVVIVKDTSLGFIISYVDLVRQGQIVIQNLNNPIQTYFVVGVVFVLINYALSRAAVFTERRLSQGRKGGFTAPRVTETGTA